Proteins co-encoded in one Listeria ivanovii subsp. ivanovii genomic window:
- a CDS encoding helix-turn-helix domain-containing protein: MAIILRLDRIMADRKMSLNQLSKEVGVANVNLSKIKTGKVSAIRFSTLNEICKVLKCQPGDILEYVDD; the protein is encoded by the coding sequence ATGGCAATAATATTAAGATTGGATCGAATTATGGCTGACCGTAAGATGTCTTTAAATCAATTATCTAAAGAAGTCGGTGTAGCAAATGTTAACTTATCAAAAATAAAGACTGGTAAAGTAAGCGCGATTCGATTTTCTACGTTAAATGAAATATGCAAAGTATTGAAATGCCAACCTGGTGATATTTTAGAATATGTGGATGATTAA